Within the Rosa rugosa chromosome 2, drRosRugo1.1, whole genome shotgun sequence genome, the region ATTTGGGTGAGGCAAAATCCCCTCAAGACGAATCTAGGTGAGACGAAAGCGTGAAACCTCTCAAGGCAGATGGGTGAGgtgaaatcccctcaaggtgaatctaaATGAGGAGAAACCTCTCGAGACGGATTTGGGTAAAGAGAAATCCCCTCGAAGGTAATCCAAATAATGAGAAATCTTCTCAAGGCGAATATAACTACAAGGATACTTACTTGCAAGTGGAGACCAAATACTTTAATGAAATTAAAAGTTAAGCATGTATCACAGCTCATGAAAAGGATGATAATTTCTAAATTTAACACAATTTGAAGTTATTAAAAAAGCTATCATTTCTCTCAAACCATAAGCTTTTAAGTATATATATTGCTTCAGGATCAGTCTATCATTTCTCTCATACTTTCTACTTCTTTGAGCACAGTTCGATTTTTATTCTTCACTATTTGATTTAGATATAATGGAGATTAACTATAATTGAGCAGGGAATCAAATGAGTAGTGTAAGTAACAAGGACATTTCGTAACATTAACTCACCAGAGACAAAGAAAGTAGGTCGATCACATCACATCTTCTCAGGGTTACATTTCCCCATAAGAACACTTTTATTTTAATCTCTCATATTTCTATATGCTATTATATTTCTGAATGAACTTAGAGATAACAGCCTTATAGAGCGGTATCGAATCGATGCATTAATagttgttgatttttttttctttatgagaTAAGAGTTATACTATGAAGATAAGATCTTAATTAGCTTAGTTGTCAGACTACAATTCATATATCTCTTCAATGAAATTTGCTAAATAATGCCCTGCGGCGGTGGTGTGCTTTTAGagtctaaaattttaaattattcGTTTTGTATATTGGAGGGAAATTGAACCTTCATCTAAGCTAATTTTAATTTAAATCCTAATTTTTAAAGCTTTAATTAATATATGAACACCGGATTTTGGAGGAAAAAtataccaaagaaaaaaaaaagcgcaATGCATAAAAATGAGCGGGCTTCTTCTATATCAAAATAGAAGTGAAAaatttgtaccaaaaaaaaaaaaaaaaatagaagtgaaaaatgaaaatataaacCTAATCACTTCTGCCtctttctctaaaaaaaaaaaaatcacttctGCCTCTTCCCCTTGCATCCTCATCAAAGCCGCCCAGGACCACTTCTCTCTCGTCACCACCAAGCTCACCTCCGCTCTCAACCTCACGCCGTCCATGACCGCCGTCATACTCCTCGCCGTCGGAAATGGCGTCCCGGGCGTCTTTGCCTCCGTCGCCGCATTCCGCCGTGACAACTACCGGACCTAATTCGGCGGGATCCTCTCTGCCGGGACGTTCTTCGCTGTCTACAGGGCCGGTTTCGCTCAACCTGGCGACGTTCGTGAGGAACTTCATGTTCTATTTGATTTCAGTTCTTGTTCTATAGGACCGGGTAATTTTTGTAGCCACCGCCTTCTGCGCATCACATCGCGAAGAAAAACAAAGGTGAGTTTCCTGCTTCTGGTTTAATTATAGCTTTCTATTGTTTAATTATACTCTTCATTGATTGTTTGTATCTTGTAGGGTGTTTTATCGAACCAATCTGAGGCCGCCTTAGATAGAATTTTGAAATTGCATGATAAGCTTACTGATGCTATTCCAAAACTCTCTGTGAGAAAGTAGTTGGCAGTAGCTATGAGAATTTTCGGTCAACCCAATGGTATTACTAATCAGTATATCTAAGTGTGTAACATAGACCAGATGTCCTCATGAATGCTTAGTTTGAAGGAGAAGCTCAAGCATAGTGCGAGGAAGAGTCTGAGTATGTTTATATGAAGGTCTCTTTGGGATAGGTAACAATATTTCTACTTTTCAGTTAGAGTGAATGTGAAATTGTTTATTCTGGAACTTGTGACTTTAGTGATACAATTGGTCAGGGACTATGGAATaaaatgaagctttttgatgcaGAACAGTCCACTTTCAGTGCTTTGGCTGGCACCGCAACTGAGGTGATTGTTTCTTGGCCAATTCACCATGTAATTTGGTCTGTTTTCTATTTACTGAATCaataattttttcaattttgggtAGAAAACTGAGTTAATTGGGATTTGGGATTAGATTGAGCAACTCGCATACTTGATGTTCTGATGCTATGCAGGCATGATGCAGAAGCTATTTGGGTTGCAATAAGTCTGGTGAATCCTAGGTTGGTAGATGCAATGAAGCTATCATTCAAATTATTTCTTCATTAAGAGAACTTGGTATCATAGTGGAGGTAACTTGACATCTGGccttgaaaaaaattatttgcttcATGTTCGAAGATTGATTACCTTGAAAAGTTTCAAGATTCTTTTATCTCTTATGTTCTTCTAGTGCTCCACTAGGTTCTTTAGGATCTTTGAATTTCCTATCCTTTCTTTCTTCTAACCTTAAcccttggccccattataacCTTGAATAAAGACCTTTTTGatctttgaagttgtgcattCGATTTGTGGAGACTTGTGTGGAGGGGTGAGCATATGGTGTCACTGGCCTTTCGTCCGAGTTTTGGCATTCCAATCGTGGGatcatatgtaaaaaaaaaaaaaatttcagaaaaagcctttctttcttgttatcatatgtgagctatttgtttgtcttattatatcattcctctcacatataacttgagtgaaatatatgcttatacatcaagtcagaaaatcatgagtgaaaagaaattgagagcatatttgtgagaaattgagttgaCGCTTGTTTGACACATGAATAAGTTGGTTCTCCTTTGTTGCACTAGTTTGATTGCCCATGTATTATAACTTTAGCACTAtagttatcaaaataaattagcttTTAAGTGAGGTTATGAATTCTGACATGTGAGTGTGTGAATTTTGTTGACCATACTTGTGGGCATTATAAGTTCTCTGAGATGTTTGGAAGACATTAGGTCCGTGTCTTTTGTCTAGTTAGTTCTCTGTTTGCTAGGGACTAGCAAAgcttaagtgtgggggtatttgataggagcataattatgtgatattaatagcgttaatctctatactttctttgttagtttagtatattttctagttatttacgttgtttatttgttttataggtatcttggagtaaagaaggagaaaagaagtaaaagagggatttgaaaggcaaaatcgggaaatctgcctgtgcagatcagttaacttcgacagagcactgagaccagctcagaacgatccagatgatgatctttatatttatagaaagcctcggatgtctagtttccagatctttttacggttcgtcaatatcatttttctagaggaagttatgaccgatttagtacaagaaggtcaggctgcgcgtgaatctgaggttggacgggaatttatgtttcgaagcccaaatcacaccgaaaagcccgaggacgagtttgtgcttcatatatcagctcaatatagacaaatggcatgatgtgaatggttggaatgagtcatcaagttcaagagccaataggaaaactccacctaagcacgctaaccctaattcttttaagttttggatttcctacacaacaagaaagatggaggcaacctctaaccatataaaaggagatgattctgcagcagctctctctctctcgctctctctgcctccccttctttagtttgttttgtttcttctatgtttaactagtttttattagttagggggctgcttgaagcccctagacatgaactacaagatgatttgacttttgattttattttcttttaattcaagatgagacttttgtttactgcttttccattgatgaattcttgcttgtatgctttgagtgcacgcttagtatgcatgttagggttctaccgctttgattgtttgatgcctggatcaatagttggattcctcaaaccttctagagaagcaattgttagttttcactatcaagtaaactaagtcctaggtttagcaaggcgctaagtttattgcgatgcctagtgatgtctcaaactcttttagaccttaatgatctctgcatgtttaatctaataagcgtacctttaggttgcattgcttgggaatagtctaggtgtagagcacttcctgcctagcgtacgaagtaagaaagggtaataggttgtgttcaagcgtaccgagccaacctgagcatcttcatctagattaattgaattaggattaaacaaattgtcttgtgtgtgattgtccggggtggatgcatcttccctaactatctttatcatattgttttcaaaccatcttaaaatctgttttcgttactttctgtcctctatatttttataattattttatattgtaaacgatatccgaataataccaaattttgtgtgctagactccctgtgtgtctagtatatctctgtaaattttcgtaattttctgagtagtttagattaggtttttaattaggttttcgactgctgttcgctagggacagtggtcacttttgtgacattgttttgagtagttataaccttagtcctctgcgggaaagacccttgtttacccttgctacaattgacaatcttaagtgtgaataaggaaaatcaatagcttataaatttagctatcacgATCTCCTTCAGATTGGAAAAGAAACTTACTACAAagaattaatttttttgtttttaaagcgTTACTGCAAGACATGAATACTTGGGCATGATCAAAGGTAGACAATACTGTTATAGACACTAAATATGCACCATAGCCGACCACATATTCTAATTAAGAATGCAGAGTGAATTCTCGACtgaacaaaatatataaatagaTATAACTGATGTGTAATATGCTTTTAATTGTAAAGATAAAAGACAACACCTTTGAATCCCATGAAAAGTATCCATCTTGAATTGAGATTGCTGGAAGCCCAGGTTCCAGAGGAGGGTTGGGTACTAGAATTCTCTCCTCAGTTAAAAATAGTTCCTCCAAACGCTGTAAGGATACATTTGCATTTACAACCTATCACGGTAGAGCAGAGTCACTAGATGCAGAGACTCACAAAGACTACGAGAATTAGATGACACGCCCATAAGCACAAAAGAAATGTAAAGTACAAGGTCTACCAAGTCTAAATGAGATAACATAAATGTAGGTGATGACAGATGAGTTAACTGATAAGAAGCTCATGCTACCTGAATTAATAAGTTGGGCAGCATTTCTAAAGGGAAGCGTAGCACTGCAAGAAGAGAAAGCGATGTAAATGCCCTTGCAGGTGTCAATTCGCCTCCAAGGAAAGTGAACGCCCCAAATGAAGTTACTGTCACAACAGCTGGGATGCTGTTGAGTATAAAACTGTTCAACTGCAAAACCAATTAAAACAAATGGTCAGAGAAATTATGCGGTGACAAATAAATAGCCCGTAGTAATGTTGTATCAGAATTAAATATTATGAATCTATCAAAGATTCAAAGAGTAAACAGTTACTTATCCATATATAAACTCAACCATCAGCACAACTTATATATTGAAAACTGTGCTCtaacattttctttgaatttgtaGCTGTATATTATATCACTAATAATGTTAATCTAGGTTGATATCTAATTTTATGCTTGAACGTGGTCACATAGAAATCAAGATTTTTACCAATAATAAGTCACTCTAGAGTATGCCACACTAGCATAAAAGCATAAATCTACTATGATATGACCTTGCCAGCCTCGTAAATAGCTGCATCTGCAATTAATCAGTTCGAGCCAAGTAAAAAGGCTTTACACGGTGTGATAGCAGTTAGTTTACTTACTCAATTTCAAACAAATGGAATATCAATCACCTAGGGTTACTTCTCTAGTTAGAGCACTGATAGAAAGTAATGAAACGAAAGCCTGAAATTGAAACTTCCCACATAATTTAAAAGTTGAAGTGTTGTGTCGTACAGCAGATAGTAATTGCGCTTTACAGAACCTTGAAAGCTCATCATTTCGTATATTTTGAACTTGCTGCTGGAAACTTGTCTCCCAGGAATAACATCTGAAACATAATATTTCAGATTAATGACAGAATAATCACCATCACCGCTAGGCTATATAAAATAATCTAATTCAGTCATACTTCACAGTGTCCATGGCAGCTAAAATTTCATTCATGAGGCTAACTCTCTTGTCAGTCTGTTGCAGTCCATCCTTTGTCAGTTTCCGCATTTTGCTGAACATCGTTGTCTATTTACAAAAGAAATTATAGAAAATGATTCATCATGCGCAATAAAATTAAACgaagagtatttttttattgaCAGAATCAACAAGTGACGCTATCAGAAAAAACAAGTGACGCTATCAGAAAACTGAGATCTAAGCACATAGACTAACTAGTGGAAAATGAAACTCACTAATCCTGCAAACAAATTCAAACAGACAACCAATAAAACCAGTAATTTTAAAGCAGGAAATAAATACAAATGCATGAAAGCAGACAATGTTAAGGTTTTCTAAGCTTGAACTTGTGAGAAAAGTCAATAAAAGGATAATACAGACTGTTGATAGCAGAaccaaaaaagaataataatgaCATGCTGACCTGGATGGGGATTGCGAGAACTAGCATCAAGGATCCAATAAGCGATGCAACACCTAATTGTTGGTAAAGAAGAACCATAGCTACAATGATACGAAAAGGAGCAGACCATAGTCCGTGAAGGTTTCGGGCTATTTGCTGAATCATGAGAAAGACCATGTTAGTTATAAGTTTATAATTGAATAAACTGAGTTAATAAAAAGCAGTTCAAAGAATTAGATATGCATTTCCTTCTTGCTTGAGATAAGTTTGCCTACAGATAGACGACAATAAGTAGTTTTCTATCAAGGTAAAATGACAAGGAATTGAGgagaagatgagagagagagagagagataatttTGTATACCAAAAATTGGTTCTATATGTTTAAAAGTCTCCAGAAGACTCTAAAACTGTTTAGAGATTTATAGCATTTCTTCAGGTATGACGATATGTCTACTTGGGCATACCTGGAGTGCATCAGCATCTGTAGATATCATATTTGTTATCTTCCCAGTTGGGAACTTCTTACGGCCCTCATGTGTTATTCTTATAGATTTACGGAATATAGCAGCTACCTACAAAAGAgtaaaacaaagaaattaaCTTTTACTGAATCACACAACATGAAACTGAGTTGGACAGTTGAGCTTCGATTTATATTAGAATTGCTTGTTAATACAGATGAAGAAACTTACCAAAGTTGATCTCAACCGAAAGCCGACTCGCTGAAGATTCTGGTAACACTGCGATGCAGGGAGCACACCAAATGACTAGACAAAGATGAATAAACTTGTCAATGTAGTTCACTATATTTTGAACTAACATTTCATACTTTGCACATTGTTAAACACGATGATACTTAAGAAAAGTCCAAGATAGAACCATACCACCCCAATGAAAATTAAGAAGGCATATATATAACCAATCCAAGCTGGATCACCTCGCTGCATTGACTGCATGGAATAACAAGACAATTACAGAGAGTGTTAAAATGCAAGTAATATGCTTCACAAAGCAGGTTCATTCAATTGCTCAAATGAatgatgataaaaaaaaaattgacatgaTTCTTGAGCTACTAGAGTAATTGAATGCATGATATAATAATGTTTAGGCTAACAGTGATGATATCTCTCCTCAGAAATAGTTGGAGAATTGCAGTATATAACTGTTCAATACTCCAAGATGAGAAGTGTTGAAGCTTCAATTGCAGACTCACATACCTCCTTTATAAACAGCTTTCGATATGATGGTTTAGACATGGTAAAATTAAGTCTCTACTGATAAGGCTTTGGCAAGAAAGAAACTAACCTGCAAGAGATGATTTAATAGAATGGGACTCGATAACTGAGACAGATCCTGGCCAATCTACAAGATGGATAATGTTATTAGAAACTTCTTATGAATCCATCAATCTATGAATCCACACTGTTTGTAGCAGTTCGCACCCCCAACTTTTTACCTTGAAAAAGCCTCCCAACCAGAACCTACGTAAAACAAATCAACAAACACAATGAATATGGAAATGCAATCTTACCAAATTCAATTGAGAACttacaaaaattaaataaataaaataaaactagtTTTAGTTCAATTCAACGATTACCTTCGTCCAAGGCTACAATGCAGTGCTCTCAGAAGCCATGGCTTGGACCTCTGAGATTCTTCAACCCAACATTCCTGAAACCTGCAAATCCCAAAATGATTATTCATGTGGCGAAGTGGCGCAGTGGAGATAAAATGAGGAAGTAACAACTGAAAAGGAGGCAAACTTGGACCTTTTAATCAATGTCTGTGTCTGATCCCATGTGTCCAACTTCCAAACATCTGCTTCAGTGATGGGTTTTCTGTAGCCCAGCTGCATAAGTGGAGTCATCCATCCAAAATATATTCCTATACAGAtgcataacaaaatattaactgTAGCGTACATGAAATTGCACCTAGCAATCAATCTTCTCCTTGCATGACTCTAGATGACCTCACCCTAAAGGAACTCAAACAAGGACCTGGTGGATGGTATCTTCTCCGTGCACAACATTACTAGTTTATCAAGAACACGTGAGGTGGCGTATATGGTGTGAAGAACCAATCAGTACGATCACTAATAGgtggatgagagagagagagagagagagagagagagagagagaatcaatTGTCAACAGGACAAAAGAGAAAAGTAACAGAAATGCATTTCCATTCAACTTATAACTCCCACCTAATCAATATGGAGCCAATAGTAGAACATTCTCAGCTAATCCCCATAAAAATATGCTAAGCAAGAACCAGCAGAAGACAGTTTAAAAACTATAAACCTCTGCATCAATTCGGGGAAGTTTTAGGCTCCTTACTGGAAATTATATTAACATGCCGTTCAGGGCAGATTTGATCTTCTCCTGGTAGTGCTTCATATTCAGCATTGTCAAGTGACTCAGATTGCAAAACAACGTAGCCAGGATAAGGATCCAAACTGGGAACATAGAAGAGAAGTAGAATTCCAAACAACACCTGCATGAGAACAATAACCAAAGACTAAAACATGAACTTAATGTGGAATGACTTGAACAAAACAGTGTGTGTATCCTCTGACATCAGACTTAAGTATAACCAGCTAGAtgtaacagaaagaaaaaaagtaagaaACAATAATTGGGACAAACCTGGCAACAGATAGTGCTTATATACAGGTACAGAGCAGATCTGCAAGAATTCAGTAAGAACAAAGATTGTAAGAATGTCCAATACAGTTTGAGAGAAATGACAGATATAGTGAATCATTTCTTGTCTACAACAATTAATACATTTTGTTTCTGTAAATTTAAATCCATATATACAACAACATTTTGTTAAAATTTGTGTAGTTAACTATTATTTCTAAGATGTAGGCTCTTAGGACGTGAGATAACAATTATCTTATACTCTATCATTCTTCCTCATGAATGGACCTACACAGCACTGGAAAGCCCAACAAGTGGAATTCAATAGAAGGGAATGCAGTATTGAGTCAGTGAAAGGAAGATAAACTAACCCACTGTAGGAATCTGTCACTCCAAGAATAAGATTTAGCACCATGGCATATCCTACCAAGACATAAAGGACTCCAAACCTTACGTACCATCGGAATTCCCGAATGTATATCTTAGTTTCCAAGCCAATCAATATTAGCATAGAGCACCAAGCAAGAGCTTCAATGATTGAAGAAGTCATCTGCAAGAACACAAATAGTTACATTACATCCAGGCTTCATGTTGTATACAATCACCTTGGGTTACTATTCACACCTATCAGATCAAGATTTTAATAGCAATCAAGAATTTTGAACTTTTAAATGAGCTAATCACCTCCCTTACATGTTTTGTTAATCACATACTATTCTGTCTGTGCATGCTTACATTTGAAAGACAGAGATCAATAAAGCATATCAAAAAGCAAATGttccctccaaaaaaaaaaaacaagaaacccACCTCAAAAGGAGCAAAGCCAGACGGGTTAAAAAGTGATAAACGCATCACCAACCTCAGTAGAGGCTCAGCAGTGGAGTAACCAGCCAACAAACCCAACAAGTAGTTATAGTAATTTGACCTCAACCTGAACCTCCGGGATTTCAAATTCTTCTTGATCATCCATATTCGATAGCAGCACAGGCTGAAAATAACTAAATGAGAAATGCAGATGACCATAGAGTCCATTGCACAGGGAGTGTATGAGCCAAAAGCACTGACTGCTTTGGCCCATACCCCATTAGCTTCTGGTCGACAATACCAGTCTATTGGCTTAAACCCCATCTCTGGTATTCACTACAAACTAACACAGCCACTTCCAATTTGACACAGCTTTGTTCTCACTCAATCTTaacacctagtttcccactgcAATAAGAAAAGGGAACACCTTTATTCAAGAAATTGCCATTGTTTTATTGGGTTCCATAAATTTTGATGCTAGCTTCATTCGCATGCATCTGCAATCCAATTTAAACAGAACCCACATAAAACCAGAAGCAAACTTTGAGAGTAGGCAAGAAAAAGAGTAAAGCGGGTACCTTTGAAATGTGCTGAAAACGAAAGCTGGGCAAGAGATTCTGCAAGAGCAGAGGACTCATTGCACAAAGTGAAGTCTTCTCGTTTGAAGAAATATATAAAAACAAATTCATTGGAAGAACGACATGGACGAGATTAGAAAAAGACCAAAGTGAAGTCTTTGAATAAGAAatgtataaaaacaaaaagaagaagtggCTGTAACAGCAGAGGTGAGTCATGGTGTTTCTAGTTTTGGCTGGTTGAGCAGACCATTATGATTGGAGTTAAAAGGAGTTTCATATTAGGAATGGCGGGTATTGGGCAGAGCGTCTGGCATTCACCCAAATGGCGGCTCAACCGTGACGTGGCAGTCAGGCAGTTGACCGTTGCTTAGTTGTTACTGTTAGAGTCACTGTTATGTCAGATGACAAAATTCAGTAAAAGTCGCTGCGATCAACGACAACAGTGTAACACTGTTGTCGTTGATAGAGGCCGACTAGTATAGCCAAGAACAAGATAACACATGTTCAATTACTAGCTAAAAGTGTTTAACAAAATGTGAAGAAAGATTCTATCACAATAAACTATTTGTTCAAATAAATcataatttgtgtttagcccaaactctaggttacttgacctagtggtaataggattaaattagaatgatctagattcctactcaatgtacgattactttccttgtatgattgagattctatgcattgtaatcctctatataaagaggtccctattaccaatgagaatacacagcaaattcctctcaatttcagtttctctaaaacacgttatcagcacgaatctctaaccctgaaaaccctaatttcgtaaccttcaaaatcctgcaaccaccgccccacatatcgaagccctattcccaagaagcccagaaccggcggcggaaccaccggaaccggccggaaaacccctGAACCGGCCGTCGGAAAAATCAGACCGGCCACGCCTTGTGCCTGCCCTGTGCCTACCCTGAGCCTGCCCCCTGCGCATCTGTCGAGTTGCTGCCGAGCCCTACGCACCCCTGTGCCTGCACCTGCTGACAGCCCTGCACACCTCCTGCCGAGTGCTGCCGACATCTGCCGAGAAGCCCTGCGCGCATCTGCCGAGCCCTACGCACCCGTGTGCCTgcccctgccgagacctgccgacagcCTCCAGATAGCTTCTGCAAGCCCCCTGCAGCAGCCCCGCACAAGCGATGCAGCAGCCCTGCACCTGCACCACcctgcctagctccggccaccacctccggccatcaacttccggccacttttccgttGACCTGAAGGGACCTTTTCCGGCCATCTTCAAAggacttttccggtcaagatttctggctatttttcaaggtaaacttttctaaaagtttccgtttttgaagtttttcgttattttcttcttttctcggggacttgcaacctcccttcttcttcaaaggggagaccaaaagccgaactgtgggggttcgtgctcactccaagcttggagcttgttgagatctccaaacttagaatttgtagagaatttatgatcgaccacttacatcattgtttcgatctaatccaatatctcttggaatcgaatttcttggaagcgactacgctcggaaattcctaatttcttgaaagcgattacgctcagaaattttatatgttttcgtggtagcctatttcgctccgaaactaaccctaatttcttgttctctttcaggatgaataacctgaacaaattggactttgctccattgggaacaactggctctggatatcacaggtgggttcgtgatgtccgccagcatctcaatgccgatggaatcttggatacgattctcgagcctagccaggacgtgctaactgttgagcaagctcaagctttggaagcaaatagagcagccttagaggcaaataaggcaaaagccatcatcctaatgactcgtcatatggatgattcgctccagtacgagtgtatgaatgaagaagaccccagaaggcagtgggtctcactcaaagaaagatttggcaacgtccatgactccttgcttcctgacctagaagtgagatggcatagcctccgcttctgtgatttcaagtcagttattgactacaactcggaagcccttcgcattaaatccttaatggaattctgtggtaaagagatcacagatgcgatgttgattgagaagactctctgtaccttccccgtctctgcattgatggttgctaagaactatcgaatcgatgttactgcaggacagatcacaaggtttcatgagctcattggagctatgaatgtcgctgaaaagcatgacaacatccttgtgaagaactataattcgagatccgtggaaacggAGCAtgttccggaatccaattatagtcgtgcccctaagagagggcgccaagagcgaaaccctagtcttagggatacttctggacgttttggtccatataatcgctctacttgggaaggtaatcgcaaAAATaagcgaacacggaaccgaagaggtcaacgtggaaagagagagggaggcaacgcctctggccatgttggtgacgccaccaacactaagagccatctaaatgacgctttcaaagtgcctcaatcaatggagtttgagcaaagagatgtatgttctcgatgtggagtgtctgatcattgggtacacatttgtagagctcgtgaagaaattgtcacagcctacaaagcatattatgaagcaagagaagctcactatgtggaacaagaagatcaagaagatgatctagagtgaagggttcaagactacaaatctggctaggATCAATAGATCGACAATTctttttaagtctttattttccaagagatgtaggcaattgccatatcatttttgtagtagatgccaatgctttagtctttcttcaaagtaggcgtactcaacgtaaatgtgagatctaggaaggttttgagattagtggtacttaagcgagccttgctccaccaacatctctctactcacctggtcacatttattttagaattaccgaaagaagttagacgactaccattgttttgcattagctagcatttggattagattctcctaatggttaagagacaatgatgtactccgttggcttatgaataaaattttgagttcttttcattatgactccatattgattcatgagcatgttactttgtgactacgatggttggACCATCAAggattaattcaaggacat harbors:
- the LOC133731242 gene encoding ABC transporter C family member 12-like — encoded protein: MGFKPIDWYCRPEANGVWAKAVSAFGSYTPCAMDSMVICISHLVIFSLCCYRIWMIKKNLKSRRFRLRSNYYNYLLGLLAGYSTAEPLLRLVMRLSLFNPSGFAPFEMTSSIIEALAWCSMLILIGLETKIYIREFRWYVRFGVLYVLVGYAMVLNLILGVTDSYSGSALYLYISTICCQVLFGILLLFYVPSLDPYPGYVVLQSESLDNAEYEALPGEDQICPERHVNIISRIYFGWMTPLMQLGYRKPITEADVWKLDTWDQTQTLIKRFQECWVEESQRSKPWLLRALHCSLGRRFWLGGFFKIGQDLSQLSSPILLNHLLQSMQRGDPAWIGYIYAFLIFIGVSFGVLPASQCYQNLQRVGFRLRSTLVAAIFRKSIRITHEGRKKFPTGKITNMISTDADALQQIARNLHGLWSAPFRIIVAMVLLYQQLGVASLIGSLMLVLAIPIQTTMFSKMRKLTKDGLQQTDKRVSLMNEILAAMDTVKCYSWETSFQQQVQNIRNDELSRFCKAQLLSALNSFILNSIPAVVTVTSFGAFTFLGGELTPARAFTSLSLLAVLRFPLEMLPNLLIQVVNANVSLQRLEELFLTEERILVPNPPLEPGLPAISIQDGYFSWDSKYCLPLIMPKYSCLAVTL